The following DNA comes from Paraburkholderia phytofirmans PsJN.
CAGCACGTTCGAGAGCGCATCGCCGAGCGCGGCCTGGCGGCCGTGGCCGACGTGCAGCGGGCCGGTCGGGTTGGCCGAGACGAATTCGATCAGCACGTGCTTGCCGGCGTCGCGCTGCGAGCGGCCGAAAGCCTCTTTCTCGGCGAACACGGCGGCGATCACCGCCTGCTTGGCGGCGGCCGCGAGGCGCAAGTTGATGAAGCCGGGGCCGGCCACTTCAGCGGCTTCGACGAGGCCTTTGGCCTGCGGTTGCGCGAGCAGCGCGTCGACGATCTGTTGCGCCAGCTGGCGCGGATTGGCGCGTAGCGGTTTGGCGAGTTGCATCGCCACGTTGCACGCGACGTCGCCGTGCGCGGCGACCTTGGGGCGCTCCAGCGTGATGGCGGGCGACACGAACGCGGCTTCGCTCGCGCCTTGCGAGGCGGTCGCGACCTGCTTCACTGTTTCGGCGAGCAGGGTTTCGAGAGTAAGTTTATGTGCAGGCAGCATGCTTGTTGCGAGTCCAGTGAGGCAATCCGGTGATGCAGGAGAGGCGCCGGCCGCGCGAGGCGCGAGCGGTTCGTCAGAAGCGTGGAAAGCGGCATGCCGTTGCCGAAGCGCGGCGAGCAATGCGCGCGGTATCGGGCACGTTGCCTGCAACACATCGAATGCGGTGCGGGCGGCCTGCCGTGGCGTCGGCTGCTTGCGGCAGGCCGCGGCGGTACGCGGCTTGTGCTCGACCGGCCAGCCACGTTACCCGCCGTTCGCCGTGCGGTGCATTGCGACACGCTTTTCCGTCCAGAGGGATTTTAGCAGGTGCTAATATGTTCAATGAGATGCCCAACAAGGGCCGTGGCCGCTGCGCCTGATCGGCGAGCCAACGTAACGCGCGCTGGCAGCCGCCGTTCAGCCGCTCGCGCGCTAATCCAACATAACGAAAAAGGGAACAGTCATGTTGATTACTTTCAAATGCCGCGCCAGCCCGGACGTGATGATGCTGGAAAATCTTGCACAGTATCTTGTCGGCATCGTCGGCAAGCGGCTGGGTGAACGCGGCGTCATCACGCACGACGAACTGGGCCCGGCCATCGAGAAACTCGAAGTGGCGATTTCCGTCGACAAGCAGGAACGTGCCGAGCACGACGGCCATTTCCACGAAGGCGAAGACGGTCACGAGCATCACGAAATTCCGCCGGGACTCGCGCAGCGCGCGTATCCGTTCCTCGACATGCTGCGTGCGGCGCAGAAGGAGAGCGCGGATATCGTCTGGGGTCTCTGATCCCGCGTTGAACCGCTGTGCGTGCCGTTTGAAAGAACCGCGGCACCCGGCGGGGCGAAACCTTGCGCACCAATGAAAAGAGCCCGCTTATGCGGGCTCTTTGTCGTTCTGAGATTCAGACTAACCGGTGCTGCCGTTCCGCTTACTGGCTCGCGGCGTCCGCCGGCGCGGCTGCGGGAGCCGACGCACCCTTCTTCGCTTTCTGTTTCTTCGGTTTCTTGACGTGTTTCACCGTGGGCGGCGAATACGAACTGACCGAACTGGAACCGCCAGGCGCGGCGGGCTGGGCCAGCGCCGCGGTGGCGCCGAGGGCGAG
Coding sequences within:
- a CDS encoding DUF1840 domain-containing protein gives rise to the protein MLITFKCRASPDVMMLENLAQYLVGIVGKRLGERGVITHDELGPAIEKLEVAISVDKQERAEHDGHFHEGEDGHEHHEIPPGLAQRAYPFLDMLRAAQKESADIVWGL